Sequence from the Sphingobacteriaceae bacterium GW460-11-11-14-LB5 genome:
TATTTTTGAAAAAATAACCCAAAAAACATGCCCATTATTATTTAAATGATTCTCGTTTAGCCATATCATACAATTATTTTCAACCTGAGCAGTTTTAGCAGAAAATAAATAGTTCACCTCGCAAACCTGCATCCTGTAATTAATCACTTACGTGGTTGTATGGCAATTTCTGATAAATGCTAACTGATTTTAATTTAAATCTCTGGCGGGGTATGCCAATCGATAAAGGTTTTTCTACTCAACATTTTTAGATATGGGTAATTGCCATTTAACTGCTGACGTTGTTTTAGCTCATACAAAAAATGTCCACCTAAGTCTACAATAATTTTTGCAGTAGCCAGATACCACACACTATGGGGTTGTTTCCAGCAAAAAGAATATAGGTTTGAGGTGAGTTTAATTCCCTGAAGTTCGGGATGGTAAAAATTAAGTATTTTGGGGTTAGGCAGCCCCTGTATAATTTCTGCTTTTCTAACCATCGAAAGGTGATCGGAATGGCAGAACTCATAATCCTTCAGTTTCGGATCATCCACATCAGGCAAATGTTTCAATATTTTAAAGCCTTTAAATTTTTTACCGTTTAATACCCATATCAAATTTGGATAAAATGCCTCTCTGCTGTGCAGTTCGGCAGCTGTTATTGGAGAGTTTTGAAACTCAATGGTATAACCTGATGGGGTAAATATGTCTGCCCGGTGGATATCGGTATTGGCCGCATCGTAAAAGGCAACTTCCCTAAACGACGGTGGGAAGGCCAGCTTCCAATCGCGGTGCCATGCCGTTTCTTTACGGTAATATTCTTTTTTGAGTGCTGAAACATCCGGGATTATTTCAACACGATGAATATCTTTTCTTATTTCACTATTATCCATGCGCTTGCCACACCATTAAAAACAATTATTAGGGAAGCACAAATTTAAACTAAAATTCTTAGTACAGAAACAACCCAGGGCTATAACCTAACCATATTTTAAAATCATTATGATTGAGCATTAGGCAGATACCAGCTATCAAATAAATTTAATTCCGTCTGCTCAAAATAGAATGATAACTTTGCATTATGACCATCCAAGAAGTACAGCAGCTAGAAGAGTTTTTTACCCAGGCAGGAAAACAACAGGTGCCTATTTACCTCAACCAGGCTAATGTGATTACCGATTACGAGCACTTTTTGGAAAGTCATTTCATGCCCTTAAAACTCAATCCCGATGCAAAAGTGAATCTTCCGCTTATCCATCGTTTAAAGATGTTAAAACTCTTGATTGAATCAAACGCATAACGCCGCTATCCTAAAATCATATCCTATTGGCAACTAAAAGACCATTTAAGTCAGGCCAATTTTAGATCTTAATGATCACATCCGTAATTGACGATTCGCCTATAGATGGTATTTAAAGTGTAGAATAAGTAATTATTTTATGCCGTCTTTAAAACTTAACCTGCTTTAGTTTTTAAAATAAATATTTCCAACTATATTGGGCAT
This genomic interval carries:
- a CDS encoding competence protein produces the protein MDNSEIRKDIHRVEIIPDVSALKKEYYRKETAWHRDWKLAFPPSFREVAFYDAANTDIHRADIFTPSGYTIEFQNSPITAAELHSREAFYPNLIWVLNGKKFKGFKILKHLPDVDDPKLKDYEFCHSDHLSMVRKAEIIQGLPNPKILNFYHPELQGIKLTSNLYSFCWKQPHSVWYLATAKIIVDLGGHFLYELKQRQQLNGNYPYLKMLSRKTFIDWHTPPEI